In Methanothrix sp., a genomic segment contains:
- a CDS encoding alanine--glyoxylate aminotransferase family protein has translation MDIEDTLLMIPGPVKVAPRVLRAMSKPMISHRSAEFGAIYSECMQLLGEFFETRNQIAIMTGSGTLGMDAAVAGIIGHEDKIVTISNGKFGERFTEIGERYGQSIPVRFDWGMPFDLDRVAAALEEGAKAVAMVHNETSVGLTNPAKEVGRLAKKHDAVFIVDGISSIGGNEFPTDEWNVDIAVTGSQKALAVPPGLAVVSVSPRAEESLLPQSASYYADLKAHLKSARKDPAQTPFTPAVPLFFAMQEALHMAAEEGFAARRARAAKQAESVRSAARALDIELFPQTNEHSHYSNTVTAMKMPAGVSDDRLRGGMKKKGVIVSGGQEQLKGKIFRIGTMGVCSNGDLLRTIQTLELILLKEGKLSACGAGVEAMSRVLES, from the coding sequence ATGGATATAGAGGATACTTTGCTCATGATTCCAGGGCCGGTCAAGGTCGCGCCTCGCGTGCTGCGAGCTATGTCCAAGCCAATGATCAGCCACAGGAGCGCTGAGTTCGGAGCTATTTACAGCGAGTGCATGCAGCTGCTTGGAGAATTCTTTGAGACCAGAAACCAGATCGCGATAATGACGGGCAGCGGGACTTTAGGCATGGATGCTGCTGTAGCCGGGATCATCGGTCATGAGGATAAGATAGTCACCATATCCAATGGCAAGTTCGGTGAGCGCTTCACTGAGATCGGCGAGAGGTATGGCCAGTCCATTCCCGTGAGATTCGATTGGGGCATGCCCTTCGATCTGGATCGAGTTGCAGCCGCCCTGGAAGAGGGGGCCAAAGCTGTGGCCATGGTCCATAATGAGACCTCTGTGGGCCTCACCAATCCGGCAAAGGAGGTGGGAAGGCTGGCAAAGAAGCATGATGCTGTCTTCATTGTGGATGGCATATCCTCCATCGGGGGCAATGAGTTCCCCACAGACGAGTGGAATGTCGATATCGCCGTCACCGGCTCGCAGAAGGCCCTGGCTGTGCCCCCTGGCCTGGCAGTGGTCTCAGTATCTCCCAGAGCGGAGGAGAGCCTCCTGCCCCAGAGCGCCAGCTACTATGCCGATCTGAAGGCCCATCTGAAGAGCGCGCGAAAGGACCCCGCTCAGACCCCATTCACCCCCGCAGTTCCCCTGTTCTTCGCCATGCAGGAGGCATTGCATATGGCGGCGGAGGAGGGGTTTGCTGCCCGGAGGGCGCGAGCAGCAAAGCAGGCGGAGTCGGTTCGCTCAGCTGCCAGGGCGCTGGATATAGAGCTCTTCCCCCAGACCAATGAGCACTCTCATTACTCCAATACTGTGACCGCCATGAAGATGCCCGCGGGCGTATCGGACGACAGGCTGCGCGGGGGCATGAAGAAGAAAGGGGTCATAGTCTCCGGGGGGCAAGAGCAGCTCAAGGGCAAGATCTTCCGCATCGGCACCATGGGGGTATGCTCCAATGGCGATCTACTGAGGACCATTCAGACCCTGGAGCTGATTCTGCTCAAAGAGGGCAAGCTGTCCGCCTGCGGCGCAGGGGTGGAGGCGATGAGCAGGGTGCTGGAGAGCTGA
- a CDS encoding indole-3-glycerol-phosphate synthase, producing the protein MHSLIDDILQSSRARGPGAGEGWPVEERRDLVASARAARGRGMIPIIAEIKPKALGRALAQEEVAAYARAYAQYGACAISVLTEPTHFLGRLENARTARQAGLPVLRKDFIFSEEQLSEVQADLVLLIAALNIDLDDFIAAARAIGMEPLVEVHSEEELERALGTEAEIIGINNRNLKTLEVDLETFERLAPRAREAGVFLVAESGVHTPEDARRMVQAGADALLVGTELMAEPWRLEEINRL; encoded by the coding sequence TTGCATTCATTGATCGATGACATTCTGCAGAGCTCCCGGGCTCGCGGGCCGGGGGCCGGGGAGGGCTGGCCGGTGGAGGAGAGGAGGGATCTGGTCGCCTCTGCCCGGGCGGCGAGGGGCAGGGGCATGATCCCCATCATCGCCGAGATCAAACCCAAGGCCCTGGGCAGGGCTCTCGCTCAGGAAGAGGTGGCCGCTTATGCCCGCGCTTATGCCCAGTACGGTGCCTGCGCCATCTCCGTTCTCACCGAGCCCACCCACTTTTTAGGCCGCCTGGAGAATGCCCGTACCGCCCGCCAGGCGGGACTGCCGGTGCTGAGAAAGGACTTCATATTCAGTGAGGAGCAGCTCTCCGAGGTCCAGGCGGACCTCGTGCTGCTCATCGCTGCTTTAAATATCGATTTGGACGATTTCATTGCTGCAGCCAGGGCCATTGGGATGGAGCCGCTGGTGGAGGTTCATTCAGAGGAGGAGCTGGAGAGAGCCCTGGGGACGGAGGCAGAGATCATCGGCATAAACAATCGCAACCTTAAGACACTGGAGGTGGACCTGGAGACCTTCGAGCGGCTGGCTCCGCGGGCGAGGGAGGCAGGGGTGTTCCTGGTGGCGGAGAGCGGGGTGCACACACCGGAAGACGCCAGGCGGATGGTACAGGCGGGGGCAGATGCCCTGCTGGTGGGAACGGAGCTGATGGCAGAGCCCTGGAGGCTGGAGGAGATAAACAGGCTCTGA
- a CDS encoding MBL fold metallo-hydrolase, with the protein MKITLLGTGDAIGTPKIGCKCPACMDALRGGRSRRMRFSVLIESDEDDGRVLVDTSPDLRWQLLKKDIASVDGVIWTHAHYDHYAGFGDFHRVQSHVDVYALKDTMDYILNYLYFLAPVRHDVIAGQPFEIAGMKFTLFEVNHPPIETAGVRIDDGRKVVIITSDTKMEIPEKSLELMRDADLMLADAITPPGYTISKHMTADEAIELAERLGTKRLILTHLSHLYPPHEEALKRWPLGHDMMEIVL; encoded by the coding sequence ATGAAGATCACCCTTCTGGGCACAGGCGATGCTATAGGCACTCCCAAGATAGGCTGCAAGTGTCCGGCCTGCATGGATGCCCTGCGGGGGGGACGCAGCCGGAGGATGAGGTTCTCCGTCCTCATCGAGTCGGATGAGGATGATGGCCGGGTGCTGGTGGACACCAGCCCGGACCTGCGCTGGCAGCTATTGAAGAAGGATATAGCAAGCGTGGACGGTGTGATCTGGACCCATGCCCATTATGATCATTATGCGGGCTTTGGGGATTTCCACCGGGTGCAAAGCCACGTGGATGTCTATGCCCTGAAGGATACAATGGACTATATCCTCAACTATCTCTATTTCCTGGCCCCCGTGCGCCATGATGTCATAGCCGGGCAGCCCTTTGAGATCGCAGGAATGAAGTTCACCCTCTTCGAGGTCAACCACCCTCCAATAGAGACCGCTGGAGTACGGATAGACGACGGCCGCAAGGTGGTGATCATCACCAGCGATACCAAGATGGAGATCCCGGAAAAGAGCCTGGAGCTGATGAGAGATGCCGATCTGATGCTAGCCGATGCCATCACCCCTCCCGGCTATACCATCAGCAAGCACATGACGGCGGATGAGGCCATAGAGCTGGCAGAGAGGCTGGGGACGAAGAGGCTGATTCTCACCCATTTGAGCCATCTGTACCCACCTCATGAGGAGGCTCTGAAGAGGTGGCCTCTGGGGCACGATATGATGGAGATAGTATTATAA
- the rnhB gene encoding ribonuclease HII: MLLMGADEAGKGPVIGSMFVAGLVIEEERLFDLAALGVRDSKMLSSVKRESLARKITSIATDQYILEVRPEVIDELRQVMTMNEIMVRSFSQVVERLHADRGVLDASDVNAERFARAVRNRCKSSMDLIAEHRADQRHRVVSAASILAKVRRDQSMRELEQKMQCTIGSGYPHDRDTIAFLSGWVRENKELPSCARHSWSTAQRIKASFI, encoded by the coding sequence ATGCTGCTGATGGGTGCAGATGAGGCAGGAAAGGGGCCGGTGATCGGCTCCATGTTCGTCGCCGGCCTGGTGATCGAGGAGGAGAGGCTCTTCGACCTGGCTGCCCTGGGGGTGAGGGACTCCAAGATGCTCTCCTCAGTGAAGAGGGAGTCTCTGGCGAGAAAGATCACCTCCATTGCCACAGATCAATACATCCTGGAGGTCAGGCCGGAGGTGATAGATGAACTTCGCCAGGTCATGACCATGAATGAGATCATGGTGAGGAGCTTCTCCCAGGTGGTGGAAAGGCTCCATGCCGACAGGGGCGTGCTCGATGCCTCCGATGTCAATGCGGAGAGGTTTGCCCGTGCAGTTCGCAACCGCTGCAAGAGCAGCATGGATCTGATCGCAGAGCACAGGGCAGATCAGAGGCATCGGGTCGTCTCTGCGGCCTCAATTCTGGCCAAGGTGCGCCGGGATCAGTCCATGCGGGAGCTGGAGCAGAAGATGCAGTGCACCATAGGAAGTGGATATCCCCATGATCGCGATACCATCGCTTTTCTCTCCGGATGGGTGAGGGAGAATAAGGAGCTCCCCTCCTGCGCCAGGCATAGCTGGTCAACGGCGCAGCGCATCAAAGCTAGTTTTATATAG
- a CDS encoding TrpB-like pyridoxal phosphate-dependent enzyme, with amino-acid sequence MKIKYLLDEEELPKRWYNVAADMPTPLKHPLHPGTLKPLTAQDMEAIFPKALIQQEMSTERWIEIPERVRDILRLWRPTPLYRAASLEEKLKTPAKIYYKYEGVSPAGSHKPNTAIPQAYYNMKEGIERLATETGAGQWGSALSLATCLFDMKCTVYMVRSSFDSKPYRKSAMRVWGAECLSSPSERTNYGRQIREKMPDTPGSLGIAISEAVEDAAGHDDTNYALGSVLNHVLLHQTIEGLELKKQFDLTEDYPDVMFGCCGGGSNFPGMVFPFIPDKLKDKKELRMVACEPTACPTLTKGLFAYDYGDTAGMAPVIMMYTLGHDFIPPGIHAGGLRYHGDAPLLSNLVHDGLIEATALQQNEVFEAATLFARTEGIIPAPESAHAIKPAIDEALKCRQTGEEKVIFISLSGHGHFDLASYDAYNDGKLVDYVYPAELVRQSLAKLPKP; translated from the coding sequence ATGAAAATCAAGTATTTGCTCGATGAAGAAGAGCTGCCAAAGAGATGGTACAACGTAGCTGCAGATATGCCAACGCCCCTGAAACATCCTCTGCATCCGGGAACGCTGAAGCCTCTGACCGCCCAGGACATGGAGGCGATCTTTCCCAAGGCGCTCATCCAGCAGGAGATGAGCACTGAACGCTGGATAGAGATACCAGAAAGGGTAAGGGATATCCTCCGCCTCTGGAGGCCCACCCCCCTCTATCGAGCCGCCTCCCTGGAAGAGAAGCTCAAGACCCCTGCCAAGATCTATTACAAGTATGAGGGGGTGAGCCCCGCGGGCAGCCATAAACCCAATACTGCTATCCCCCAGGCCTACTACAATATGAAAGAGGGGATAGAGAGGCTGGCAACTGAGACCGGAGCCGGCCAGTGGGGTTCAGCCCTCAGCCTGGCCACCTGCCTGTTCGACATGAAGTGTACTGTCTACATGGTAAGATCGAGCTTTGATAGCAAGCCCTATCGCAAGAGCGCCATGCGAGTCTGGGGTGCAGAATGCCTCTCCAGCCCCTCGGAGAGGACGAACTACGGCCGGCAGATAAGAGAGAAGATGCCCGACACTCCAGGAAGCCTGGGAATAGCCATCTCCGAGGCGGTGGAGGATGCAGCAGGCCATGATGATACCAACTATGCCCTGGGATCGGTTCTAAACCATGTCCTCCTCCATCAGACGATAGAAGGGCTTGAGCTGAAAAAGCAGTTCGATCTGACTGAGGACTATCCCGATGTGATGTTCGGCTGCTGCGGCGGAGGGAGCAATTTCCCGGGGATGGTCTTCCCCTTCATTCCCGATAAGCTCAAGGACAAAAAGGAGCTGCGAATGGTCGCCTGCGAGCCCACTGCCTGCCCCACCCTCACCAAAGGTCTCTTCGCCTACGATTATGGCGACACAGCAGGCATGGCTCCGGTGATCATGATGTACACCCTGGGCCATGACTTCATACCACCCGGCATCCATGCTGGAGGGCTGCGCTATCATGGGGATGCACCACTGCTGAGCAACCTGGTGCATGACGGCCTGATCGAGGCCACAGCTCTGCAGCAGAACGAGGTCTTCGAGGCGGCAACTCTCTTCGCCCGCACCGAGGGCATAATCCCGGCACCGGAATCGGCCCATGCCATCAAGCCGGCCATAGATGAGGCCCTCAAGTGCAGGCAGACTGGAGAGGAGAAGGTCATATTCATCTCCCTCAGCGGCCACGGACACTTCGACCTGGCATCATATGATGCCTACAATGATGGCAAGCTTGTCGACTACGTCTATCCTGCCGAGCTGGTCCGTCAGTCCCTGGCCAAGCTGCCGAAGCCCTGA
- a CDS encoding ATP-binding protein: MGTENDLEKCGAIEVAELLLTADLYNRKENLTEDDLPPSIRKHYFDADTKSVKRPIYVTSSDVREIYGIENVKAVIKDLSFISFEEFGSQLRLTVFDVAARWFANQKDLARIRSNPTLAFFYENYDSIGVSYSEARQDNKPLSADREWINARIKELCRDEKEADEVLKLAYIKAPEDVRDSISGLILTEEQKTEIEKTGKALENREYLRQIGLYEIGKLLFIGPPGTGKTSTARALSSWFSLPIVEVRLSMITSQYLGETSKNIDKVFELAKRLSPCILFIDEFDFVAKTRTSDEHGAMKRAVNTLLKAIDEINLVEHGVLLLAATNHPQLLDYAAWRRFDKVLNFPLPDLDTRKRILEKILEPINANVDTATLAEMTDGYSGSDLRLVIREAVLNALLENRRELCQQDLLNSIDDFRQRISDYKRSISS, from the coding sequence ATGGGCACAGAGAACGATCTAGAGAAGTGCGGAGCGATTGAGGTTGCAGAGCTGCTCTTGACGGCAGATCTGTACAACCGCAAAGAGAATCTGACAGAGGATGATCTGCCACCCAGTATTCGCAAGCATTACTTCGATGCAGATACAAAGAGCGTAAAGCGTCCGATTTATGTGACCAGCAGCGATGTGCGAGAGATCTATGGCATAGAGAACGTCAAAGCAGTCATCAAGGATCTGAGCTTTATCTCCTTTGAGGAGTTCGGGTCGCAGCTAAGGCTTACTGTATTTGATGTCGCCGCCAGATGGTTTGCCAATCAGAAGGATCTGGCCAGGATCAGATCCAATCCCACCCTTGCCTTCTTTTATGAGAACTATGACTCCATTGGGGTGAGCTACTCCGAGGCCAGACAGGACAACAAGCCCCTCTCTGCAGACCGGGAATGGATAAATGCCCGCATAAAGGAGCTGTGCAGGGATGAAAAGGAGGCAGATGAGGTCCTCAAGCTGGCCTATATAAAAGCGCCAGAGGATGTGAGAGACAGCATCTCTGGCTTGATACTGACCGAGGAGCAGAAGACGGAGATCGAGAAGACGGGCAAGGCGCTGGAGAACAGGGAATACCTCCGCCAGATAGGCCTGTATGAGATCGGCAAGCTCCTCTTCATCGGCCCGCCGGGAACGGGAAAGACCTCCACCGCCCGGGCGCTTTCCAGCTGGTTTTCCCTCCCCATAGTGGAGGTCCGCCTATCCATGATCACCAGCCAGTACCTGGGGGAGACCTCCAAGAACATAGACAAGGTATTCGAGCTGGCCAAAAGGCTCAGCCCCTGCATACTTTTTATTGATGAGTTCGATTTCGTGGCCAAGACCAGGACCTCAGATGAGCATGGCGCCATGAAAAGGGCAGTCAACACCCTGCTCAAGGCCATAGATGAGATCAATCTGGTCGAGCATGGCGTCCTTCTCTTGGCAGCCACAAACCATCCCCAACTGCTGGATTATGCCGCCTGGAGAAGGTTTGATAAGGTGCTCAACTTCCCCCTGCCCGATCTGGATACGAGAAAGAGGATCCTGGAGAAGATCCTCGAGCCCATAAACGCCAATGTGGATACTGCAACCCTGGCGGAGATGACCGACGGCTACTCGGGCTCCGACCTGCGGCTGGTGATCAGAGAGGCGGTGCTCAATGCCCTGCTGGAGAACAGAAGAGAGCTATGCCAGCAGGATCTCCTCAACTCCATCGATGACTTCCGCCAGAGGATCTCTGACTACAAGCGGAGCATCTCCTCATGA
- a CDS encoding ATP-NAD kinase family protein produces the protein MAAPGARIGFLINPIAGMGGPVGLKGTDGLAEEAESKGGRARANERARACLCLLSGMKDRILFLTASGSMGRDCLDGCSLECKEVYSSPLKSSAIDTIQACQAFIAEGVDLILFCGGDGTARDVAGIAGHTPILGIPAGVKMHSGVFAASPQAAADLVGRFVKGELNLRETEIVDVDEEFYRRGVLQTRLYALAKTPYLPVLVSERKRIYSSSQEDEFKDQIALFASEFMRDGSIYILGAGSTTSRIADILGVEKTLLGVDVIQDGRLMIKDASERELLELLSREANVKIILSPIGAQGFILGRGNQQLSADVVRRVGTDNLIIVSTPHKLAEIPHLLVDTGDLDLDCALAGRRQVVTGYRIAQMKDTLAASML, from the coding sequence ATGGCAGCCCCTGGGGCCAGGATAGGCTTTCTGATCAACCCCATAGCCGGCATGGGCGGCCCAGTCGGCCTGAAAGGGACTGATGGCCTGGCTGAGGAGGCAGAATCGAAGGGGGGAAGGGCAAGGGCAAATGAGAGGGCCAGGGCTTGCCTTTGCCTCCTATCTGGGATGAAGGACAGGATTCTCTTTCTCACAGCCAGCGGCTCCATGGGCAGAGACTGCCTTGATGGGTGCAGCCTTGAATGCAAGGAGGTCTATTCCAGTCCGCTCAAGAGCAGCGCCATAGATACCATCCAGGCCTGTCAGGCCTTCATTGCAGAAGGGGTAGATCTCATACTATTCTGTGGCGGGGATGGCACAGCCAGGGATGTGGCGGGGATTGCCGGCCACACCCCTATCCTGGGCATTCCCGCCGGGGTGAAGATGCACTCCGGGGTTTTTGCCGCCAGCCCTCAGGCGGCCGCCGATCTGGTAGGGCGATTTGTTAAGGGAGAGCTGAATTTGAGGGAGACGGAGATCGTGGATGTCGACGAGGAGTTCTACCGCAGGGGGGTGCTCCAGACGAGGCTTTACGCCCTGGCCAAGACCCCCTATCTCCCAGTCCTGGTCTCGGAGCGAAAGAGGATCTACAGCTCCAGCCAAGAGGATGAATTCAAGGATCAGATCGCCCTTTTCGCCAGCGAGTTTATGAGGGATGGCTCAATCTACATCCTGGGGGCGGGGAGCACCACCAGCCGGATAGCAGATATTCTGGGGGTGGAGAAGACCCTACTGGGGGTGGATGTGATTCAGGATGGAAGGCTGATGATCAAGGATGCCTCTGAGAGGGAGCTATTGGAGCTGCTCAGCCGGGAAGCGAATGTGAAGATCATCCTCTCTCCTATCGGCGCTCAGGGCTTCATCCTGGGCAGAGGCAACCAGCAGCTCAGCGCTGATGTCGTCCGCCGGGTGGGCACAGATAACCTGATAATAGTATCCACCCCCCACAAGCTGGCTGAGATCCCTCATCTGCTTGTGGATACGGGAGATCTGGACCTGGACTGTGCCCTGGCAGGCAGAAGGCAGGTGGTGACCGGCTATAGAATAGCGCAGATGAAGGATACCCTTGCCGCCTCGATGTTGTGA
- a CDS encoding V-type ATP synthase subunit D, with protein MAIIPGTKPTRAVLIALKRRMKVAETGHSLLKMKRDGLMIEFFEVLNRAKTVRKELVDALLKAEQRLQMASAIEGSVTIGSVAYALQKEPAIQLDSRNIMGVVVPKIEAEAVQKKMYERGYGVIGTSAAIDEAADAYEILLDKIILAAEVETAMIRLVEDIDSTKRRVNALEFKVVPDLKDTIKFIGMALEEMERDNIVKLKMLKDKAEKKAAEEEAKKNIELAATSAKASA; from the coding sequence ATGGCCATAATTCCTGGAACGAAACCGACCAGGGCGGTCTTGATCGCTCTCAAGAGGAGGATGAAGGTCGCCGAAACTGGTCACTCGCTCCTCAAAATGAAGCGTGACGGCCTCATGATTGAGTTCTTCGAGGTGCTGAACAGGGCCAAGACAGTGCGAAAGGAGCTGGTAGATGCCCTGCTCAAAGCTGAGCAGAGGCTTCAAATGGCCTCGGCCATCGAGGGCTCGGTTACCATAGGAAGTGTGGCCTATGCCCTCCAGAAGGAGCCAGCCATCCAGCTCGATTCCCGCAACATCATGGGCGTTGTGGTTCCCAAGATCGAGGCTGAAGCCGTGCAGAAGAAGATGTACGAGCGGGGCTACGGTGTGATAGGGACCAGTGCGGCCATTGATGAGGCGGCAGATGCCTATGAGATCTTGCTGGACAAGATCATACTGGCTGCAGAGGTGGAGACCGCCATGATCAGGCTGGTCGAGGATATCGACAGCACAAAGAGGCGGGTCAATGCTCTGGAGTTCAAGGTGGTTCCTGATCTCAAGGATACCATCAAGTTCATTGGCATGGCCCTGGAGGAGATGGAAAGGGACAACATAGTCAAGCTGAAGATGCTCAAGGACAAGGCCGAGAAGAAGGCGGCAGAGGAGGAGGCTAAGAAGAATATTGAGTTGGCTGCCACCTCTGCCAAGGCCTCTGCATGA
- a CDS encoding aldehyde dehydrogenase: MPEMKTDGDDLDLRLSSAFDGIYEMAGGLPTFRMLIDGAWRESERDEAFAVRTPINGSSIARAQAGTKSDVQLACRSAKRSRGIREMPGWERMEIFRIAAQMLKEHQEEFLHASDVQLACRSAKRSRGIREMPGWERMEIFRMAAQMLKEHQEEFLHALQLEAGKTRSDAQGEFEATVRRLEFTRQEAGRFYGDWIPGDWNKGTEEKMSLVIREPLGVVAAIVPFNYPLFIAATKVVPALLAGNSVVVKPSSTNPISATMLTRILQMAGVPEGSLNLVTGKGSEAGDALVESDDVDMINFTGSTPIGKEIAGKAGFKRLHLELGGKAYAIVLEDANLDLAARRCVYGSLKFSGQRCDAVSAILAVEGIADELVERMVAEAEGWELGDPRDSSVSIGPLIDSRAAERISDLVKDATEKGARLLLGGEHHDAYFEPTVLDHVPKEAAAAREEIFGPLAVVIRCKDEGDALGFALGSRYGLESAVFTENLHSMWRVARALECGEVTVNDCPSHGVGYFPFGGKKDSGVGREGIGYSIDELTALKTIVFNLGPAGRE, encoded by the coding sequence ATGCCAGAGATGAAGACAGATGGAGATGATCTTGACCTGAGGCTGAGCTCTGCCTTTGATGGAATCTATGAGATGGCCGGCGGCCTGCCCACCTTCAGGATGCTGATCGATGGCGCCTGGAGGGAGAGCGAGCGGGATGAGGCCTTTGCTGTCCGCACTCCTATAAACGGCAGCAGCATAGCAAGAGCCCAGGCAGGAACAAAGAGCGATGTGCAGCTCGCCTGCCGCTCAGCAAAAAGGAGCAGAGGAATAAGGGAGATGCCCGGCTGGGAGAGGATGGAGATCTTCAGGATAGCAGCGCAGATGTTAAAAGAGCACCAGGAGGAGTTTTTGCATGCGAGCGATGTGCAGCTCGCCTGCCGCTCAGCAAAAAGGAGCAGAGGAATAAGGGAGATGCCCGGCTGGGAGAGGATGGAGATCTTCAGGATGGCAGCGCAGATGTTAAAAGAGCACCAGGAGGAGTTTTTGCATGCTCTGCAGCTTGAGGCCGGGAAGACAAGATCCGATGCTCAGGGAGAGTTCGAGGCCACAGTGCGAAGGCTGGAATTCACCCGCCAGGAGGCGGGCCGCTTTTATGGCGACTGGATACCAGGGGATTGGAATAAGGGGACAGAAGAGAAGATGTCTCTTGTCATCCGTGAACCCCTGGGAGTTGTAGCGGCCATAGTTCCCTTCAACTATCCTCTCTTCATAGCCGCAACAAAGGTTGTGCCGGCCCTCTTGGCAGGAAACTCTGTGGTCGTAAAGCCGTCGAGCACCAACCCGATCTCGGCCACTATGCTGACAAGAATTCTGCAGATGGCGGGGGTCCCGGAGGGCAGCTTGAACCTGGTCACGGGCAAGGGATCGGAAGCGGGCGATGCACTCGTCGAGAGCGATGATGTGGATATGATCAACTTCACCGGGAGCACGCCCATCGGGAAAGAGATAGCAGGGAAGGCTGGATTTAAACGGCTTCACCTGGAGCTGGGCGGAAAGGCCTACGCCATTGTCCTGGAGGATGCAAATCTCGATCTGGCTGCCAGAAGGTGCGTTTATGGATCGCTGAAGTTCTCCGGGCAGAGGTGTGATGCCGTGAGCGCCATCCTGGCTGTGGAGGGGATAGCGGATGAGCTTGTGGAGAGGATGGTTGCCGAGGCGGAGGGGTGGGAGCTTGGCGACCCCAGGGACAGCTCTGTGAGCATAGGCCCCCTGATCGATTCCCGGGCGGCGGAGAGGATAAGCGATCTGGTCAAAGATGCGACGGAGAAGGGAGCCAGGCTCTTATTGGGCGGCGAGCATCATGATGCCTATTTTGAGCCGACTGTACTTGATCATGTCCCCAAGGAGGCTGCAGCGGCCAGGGAGGAGATCTTCGGGCCTTTGGCAGTGGTCATCCGCTGCAAGGATGAGGGCGATGCCCTGGGCTTTGCCCTGGGGTCAAGGTATGGCCTGGAGTCGGCAGTATTCACAGAGAACCTCCATAGCATGTGGCGGGTGGCCAGGGCGCTGGAGTGCGGCGAGGTGACTGTCAACGACTGCCCCTCTCACGGGGTGGGCTACTTCCCATTCGGCGGCAAGAAGGACTCAGGAGTCGGGCGGGAGGGGATAGGCTACAGCATCGATGAGCTGACTGCTCTCAAGACAATCGTCTTCAACCTGGGGCCCGCAGGCAGGGAATAG
- a CDS encoding V-type ATP synthase subunit B produces MTKEYKTITEISGPLIFVEKTEPVGYNELVEIRTGGELKRGQVLDSSDEIVVVQVFEGTGGLSKESAVSFTGDVIKMPLSPAIVGRVLSGSGRPRDGGPEIVPDVSRDIAGAAINPASREKPRAFIQTGISTIDGTNTLVRGQKLPIFSGAGLPHNDVALQIARQAKALGEAESFAVIFCAMGITNEEAQHFLSDFERTGALERAVVFLNLADDPAVERILTPRLGLTTAEYLAFDLDMHVLIIYTDMTNYCESLRQMGAARQEVPGRRGYPGYMYTDLACQYERAGIIKGKKGSITQFPILTMPGDDITHPIPDLSGYITEGQIIISRELHRKGIYPPVDIRPSLSRLMNSGIGKGHTREDHRAVSDQLYAYYAEGNDLRGLAAIVGKEALSERDKLVLEFADKFEKEFVNQGRDEDRSIFDTLQIGWDLLADLPEAMLTRIDDKFIKQYHPKYAASAAKK; encoded by the coding sequence ATGACAAAGGAATACAAGACTATTACTGAGATCTCTGGACCTCTCATCTTCGTAGAGAAGACTGAGCCTGTGGGCTACAATGAGCTCGTTGAGATCAGGACAGGTGGAGAGCTGAAGAGGGGTCAGGTTCTGGACTCCTCAGATGAAATAGTCGTCGTTCAGGTGTTTGAGGGAACGGGCGGCCTGTCCAAGGAAAGCGCCGTCAGCTTCACTGGGGATGTCATCAAGATGCCTCTATCCCCTGCCATTGTGGGCCGTGTCCTGTCAGGATCGGGAAGGCCCAGAGACGGCGGCCCGGAGATCGTTCCCGATGTCTCAAGGGATATCGCTGGAGCGGCCATCAATCCCGCGTCCCGTGAGAAGCCCCGTGCTTTCATCCAGACGGGCATCTCCACCATTGATGGCACCAACACCCTGGTGCGCGGCCAGAAGCTGCCCATCTTCTCTGGTGCCGGTCTGCCTCACAATGATGTGGCTTTGCAGATCGCCAGACAGGCCAAGGCCCTGGGCGAGGCTGAGTCCTTCGCTGTCATCTTCTGTGCTATGGGCATAACCAACGAAGAGGCACAGCACTTCCTCTCTGACTTCGAGAGGACAGGCGCCCTGGAGAGGGCAGTGGTCTTCCTCAACCTGGCCGACGACCCGGCTGTGGAGAGGATCTTGACCCCCAGGCTGGGACTGACCACTGCTGAGTATCTGGCATTCGATCTGGACATGCACGTGCTCATCATCTATACGGATATGACCAACTATTGCGAATCCCTCCGTCAGATGGGAGCGGCTCGCCAGGAAGTGCCCGGAAGGCGTGGCTATCCTGGGTACATGTACACCGACCTGGCCTGCCAGTATGAGCGCGCAGGGATCATCAAGGGCAAGAAGGGATCCATCACCCAGTTCCCCATTCTGACCATGCCCGGCGATGACATCACCCATCCCATACCCGACCTGTCCGGATACATCACTGAGGGCCAGATCATCATCTCCCGGGAGTTGCACAGAAAGGGCATCTATCCGCCTGTCGACATCAGACCCAGCCTGAGCCGGCTGATGAACTCTGGCATTGGAAAGGGCCATACTCGCGAGGATCACCGGGCAGTATCGGATCAGCTCTATGCTTACTATGCAGAGGGCAATGATCTGCGCGGCCTGGCAGCCATCGTGGGCAAAGAGGCTCTCTCGGAGAGGGATAAGCTGGTCCTTGAGTTCGCTGACAAGTTCGAGAAGGAGTTCGTCAATCAGGGAAGAGATGAGGACCGGTCGATCTTCGATACCCTTCAGATCGGATGGGATCTCTTAGCTGACCTCCCAGAGGCGATGCTCACCAGGATCGACGACAAATTCATCAAGCAATATCACCCCAAGTACGCTGCAAGCGCCGCGAAGAAGTGA